A portion of the Achromobacter sp. MFA1 R4 genome contains these proteins:
- the glgX gene encoding glycogen debranching protein GlgX, with translation MDPSQLTRITAGQPYPLGATSDGLGVNFAVFSAHATRMELCLFDPKGRKELRRFDLPECTDEIWHGYLPDAEPGLLYGYRAHGPYDPHNGHRFNPNKLLLDPYARQLSGPLHWSNALFGYRMNHSRLDLSFDRRDSAPAMPKAIVADATPFNWGNHDAPETSWNDTTIYEVHLRGVSMQREDLRQPLRGTCAALADPRFIEHLQRLGVTAVELLPVYAFLQDHFLTERGLRNYWGYSTLSYFAPEPTYLMQHPNELRQAVRRLHAAGIEVILDVVYNHTCEGNEMGPTLSWRGLDNASYYRLMPGEERYYINDTGCGNTVNMSHPRVLQMVTDSLRYWATSYGVDGFRFDLGVTLGREGNGYDPGSGFFDVILQDPVLSRLKLISEPWDIGPDGYQLGNHPPGFAEWNDKFRDTTRRFWRGDEGMRGDMAARLCGSRDIFDRRHRRPWSSVNYVASHDGFTLADIVSYDNRHNEANGEDGNDGHSENFSHNWGAEGPTDDPQILETRGRVQRALLGSVMLSDGTPMLLAGDEFGNSQDGNNNAYCQDNATSWLDWTQAQSDAGRALSRYVGRLTALRRAHPSVRIARYGDAGQEMLPGIPAISWFDAAGAQLDGPAWESEQERVMGLRRAAQRPEGGVDVTLLLMNPTHEPVDFTLPEPALPWSLELDSDQPAAPRPWDDATVTVAPHSLVLMSQREEPGDAT, from the coding sequence ATGGACCCGTCCCAACTGACACGTATCACCGCCGGACAACCCTACCCGCTGGGGGCCACCAGCGATGGCCTGGGCGTGAATTTCGCCGTCTTCTCCGCGCACGCCACGCGGATGGAGCTGTGCCTGTTCGACCCCAAGGGCCGCAAAGAACTGCGCCGCTTCGACCTGCCCGAATGCACGGACGAGATCTGGCATGGCTATCTGCCGGACGCGGAGCCCGGCCTGCTGTACGGCTACCGCGCCCATGGTCCCTACGATCCCCACAACGGGCATCGCTTCAATCCGAACAAGCTGCTCCTGGACCCCTACGCCCGCCAGTTGAGCGGACCGCTGCATTGGAGCAACGCGCTGTTCGGCTACCGCATGAACCATTCGCGGCTGGACCTGAGCTTTGACCGCCGCGACAGCGCGCCCGCCATGCCCAAGGCGATCGTGGCCGACGCCACCCCGTTCAACTGGGGCAACCACGACGCGCCCGAGACCTCCTGGAACGACACCACGATCTACGAGGTCCACCTGCGCGGCGTTTCCATGCAGCGCGAGGACCTGCGCCAGCCGCTGCGCGGCACCTGCGCGGCCCTGGCCGACCCGCGCTTCATCGAGCATCTGCAGCGGCTGGGCGTGACCGCCGTGGAACTGCTGCCGGTCTACGCCTTCCTGCAGGACCACTTCCTGACCGAGCGCGGGCTGCGCAACTACTGGGGCTATAGCACCCTGTCCTACTTCGCGCCCGAGCCGACCTACCTGATGCAGCACCCCAACGAGCTGCGCCAGGCAGTACGCCGCCTGCACGCGGCCGGCATCGAAGTGATCCTGGACGTGGTCTACAACCACACCTGCGAAGGCAACGAGATGGGGCCCACCCTGTCCTGGCGCGGTCTGGACAACGCCAGCTACTACCGCCTGATGCCGGGCGAAGAGCGCTACTACATCAACGACACCGGCTGCGGCAACACGGTGAACATGTCGCACCCGCGCGTGCTGCAGATGGTGACCGACTCGCTGCGCTACTGGGCCACTTCTTACGGCGTGGACGGATTCCGTTTCGACCTGGGCGTGACGCTGGGGCGCGAAGGCAATGGCTACGATCCCGGCTCGGGCTTCTTCGACGTGATCCTGCAGGACCCGGTGCTGTCCCGGCTGAAACTCATCTCGGAGCCCTGGGATATCGGGCCCGACGGCTACCAGCTTGGCAACCACCCGCCCGGGTTCGCGGAATGGAACGACAAGTTTCGCGACACCACGCGCCGCTTCTGGCGCGGGGATGAAGGCATGCGGGGCGACATGGCGGCCCGGCTGTGCGGCTCGCGCGACATCTTCGACCGCCGCCACCGCCGTCCCTGGTCCAGCGTCAATTACGTCGCGTCGCACGACGGCTTCACGCTGGCGGACATCGTCAGCTACGACAACCGCCACAACGAGGCCAACGGCGAAGACGGCAACGACGGCCATTCCGAGAACTTCAGCCACAACTGGGGCGCGGAAGGCCCCACCGACGACCCGCAGATCCTGGAGACGCGCGGCCGGGTGCAGCGCGCGCTGCTTGGCTCGGTGATGCTGTCGGACGGCACGCCGATGCTGCTGGCCGGCGACGAATTCGGCAACAGCCAGGACGGCAACAACAATGCCTACTGCCAGGACAACGCCACGTCCTGGCTGGACTGGACGCAGGCGCAGAGCGACGCCGGGCGCGCGCTCAGCCGCTACGTCGGGCGCCTGACCGCCCTGCGCCGCGCGCATCCCAGCGTGCGCATCGCCCGCTACGGCGACGCCGGCCAGGAGATGCTGCCGGGCATACCGGCCATCTCGTGGTTCGACGCCGCCGGCGCGCAACTGGACGGGCCCGCCTGGGAATCGGAACAGGAGCGCGTGATGGGCCTGCGCCGCGCCGCGCAGCGGCCCGAAGGCGGGGTCGACGTGACCCTGCTGCTGATGAATCCCACGCACGAACCCGTGGACTTCACCCTGCCGGAGCCTGCTCTGCCGTGGTCGCTGGAACTGGACTCGGACCAGCCGGCGGCGCCCCGGCCATGGGACGATGCGACCGTGACGGTCGCGCCGCACAGCCTGGTCCTGATGTCCCAGCGCGAGGAACCGGGAGACGCGACATGA
- the treZ gene encoding malto-oligosyltrehalose trehalohydrolase: protein MTHAYSFGAVPLDSGVTRFRLWAPSAPAGLALEVEGHPPIPMRPGPDGYAQADVDCPPGARYRYRLDADTVVPDPASRLQDGDVHGDSIVVAPGAYPWRHPEWTGRPWEETVIYEVHAGLAGGYAGLAARLPALAAMGVTMLELMPIADFPGERNWGYDGVLPYAPDTAYGTPDELKQLIDQAHGLGMGVMLDVVYNHFGPDGNYLSAYAAPFFRTDIDTPWGAAIDFRQEAVSAFFKENALYWLTEYRFDGLRLDAVHAIAGHEWLHELARFVRDGVSAERHVHLVVENDDNRASLLRGDFEAQWNDDAHHVLHHLLTGESRGYYADYAEAPAQALARCLAEGWLYQGQPSTYRGGQLRGEPSADLPPTAFVLFLQNHDQTGNRARGERLTALVDHPDRLRAAVALQLLAPQIPLIFMGEERGSRTPFLYFTSHGDPALAQAVREGRQREFSAFPEFAGDTPAAQVPDPNAVDTYRASDPWQADEADAQEWLRDYTALLQLRARLITPRLAGAVSLGAAAVGDRSAYARWELADGARLTVYTNLGPHPQAVAPALMPGPDVQSTLLFESLAGGRARLEQGELCPDCTVWLLEERA from the coding sequence ATGACGCACGCCTATTCTTTCGGAGCGGTGCCGCTGGACAGCGGCGTGACGCGCTTTCGGTTGTGGGCGCCCAGCGCCCCGGCCGGCCTGGCCCTCGAAGTCGAGGGGCATCCGCCCATCCCGATGCGTCCCGGCCCGGACGGCTACGCGCAGGCGGACGTGGATTGTCCGCCGGGCGCGCGCTACCGCTACCGGCTGGACGCGGACACGGTGGTCCCGGACCCCGCCTCGCGCCTGCAGGACGGCGACGTGCATGGCGACAGCATCGTCGTGGCGCCCGGCGCGTACCCGTGGCGCCATCCGGAATGGACCGGCCGGCCCTGGGAAGAAACCGTCATCTACGAGGTGCATGCGGGCCTGGCGGGCGGCTATGCGGGTCTGGCCGCCCGGCTGCCGGCGCTGGCCGCGATGGGCGTCACCATGCTGGAACTCATGCCCATCGCCGATTTTCCGGGCGAACGCAACTGGGGCTATGACGGCGTGCTGCCCTATGCGCCCGACACGGCCTACGGCACGCCCGACGAATTGAAGCAGCTGATCGACCAGGCCCATGGCCTGGGCATGGGCGTGATGCTGGACGTGGTCTACAACCACTTCGGCCCGGACGGCAATTACCTGTCGGCCTACGCCGCGCCGTTCTTTCGGACCGACATCGACACGCCCTGGGGCGCCGCCATCGACTTCCGCCAGGAAGCGGTCAGCGCCTTCTTCAAGGAAAACGCGCTGTACTGGCTGACGGAATACCGCTTCGACGGCCTGCGCCTGGACGCCGTGCATGCAATCGCGGGGCACGAATGGCTGCACGAGCTGGCCCGTTTCGTGCGCGACGGGGTCTCGGCCGAACGCCACGTGCACCTGGTGGTCGAGAACGACGACAACCGCGCCAGCCTGCTGCGGGGCGACTTCGAGGCGCAGTGGAACGACGATGCCCACCACGTCCTGCACCATTTGCTGACCGGCGAATCGCGCGGCTATTACGCCGACTACGCCGAGGCGCCCGCCCAGGCGCTGGCCCGCTGCCTGGCCGAAGGCTGGCTGTACCAGGGACAGCCCTCGACCTATCGCGGGGGCCAGTTGCGGGGCGAGCCCAGCGCCGACCTGCCGCCGACCGCCTTCGTGCTGTTCCTGCAGAACCACGACCAGACCGGCAACCGCGCGCGCGGCGAACGGCTGACCGCCCTGGTCGACCATCCCGACCGCCTGCGCGCGGCGGTGGCGCTGCAGCTGCTGGCCCCGCAGATTCCCTTGATCTTCATGGGCGAAGAACGCGGCTCGCGCACCCCCTTCCTGTACTTCACCAGCCATGGCGATCCGGCGCTGGCTCAGGCGGTGCGCGAAGGCAGGCAGCGCGAGTTCTCCGCGTTTCCCGAATTCGCGGGCGATACGCCCGCCGCGCAGGTGCCGGACCCGAACGCCGTGGACACCTACCGCGCCAGCGACCCGTGGCAAGCGGACGAGGCTGACGCCCAGGAGTGGCTGCGCGACTACACCGCGTTGCTGCAGTTGCGCGCTCGGCTGATCACGCCCCGGCTGGCGGGCGCGGTCAGCCTGGGCGCCGCCGCGGTGGGCGACCGTAGCGCCTATGCGCGATGGGAACTGGCCGACGGCGCCCGTCTCACGGTCTACACCAATCTCGGGCCCCATCCGCAGGCGGTGGCGCCCGCGCTGATGCCCGGCCCGGACGTGCAATCCACGCTGCTGTTCGAATCGCTCGCCGGCGGGCGCGCGCGGCTCGAACAGGGCGAGCTGTGCCCGGACTGCACCGTATGGCTGCTGGAGGAGCGGGCATGA
- the malQ gene encoding 4-alpha-glucanotransferase has translation MKRGAANASTDADGLSALAAEAGIAEHWSDARQRPQRVAPDTLRALLAAMDLPAATARDIQESRQRLAVQSGDALPPMIVTRCGTETALPGAARGPYRILCESGRVIEGMIQKGRDGAPCLVAPDEPGYHRLVLLSAQATLAVAPLQAPSLADLTGESRPRCWGLAAQVYSLRQEADASLPRTHGFGDFGALRELAVAAARQGADMLAISPVHAMFTAQPERSSPYSPSNRLFLNVLYAAPASVLGPDAMARALGGTGRAELSALDGLDLIDWPAAAAVRLRALRALHADFASHGEASLRTRYAQFCADRGQTLRDHAVFEALHAAQRKPDGTIPPWQAWPAALRDPASAQVARFAQDHALEVDFHQFAQWLAAESLALAHDAGREAGMRLGLLADLAVGASPDGSHAWSRQADLMGRMSVGAPPDIYNPLGQNWGLTAFSPRALHTQGYAAFIDMLRAVLAHTGGVRIDHILGMARLWLVPEGASPADGAYLRYPLQELLALTALEAWRHRACAIGENLGTVPEGFDQRLEDNGVLGMNVLWFMRQAPDAQPGPDAPDGFTAPADWPAHAVAMTTTHDLPTLRGWWEERDIDWRVKLDLLGADDDEQQLRAGRAADRELLARTADPDAGSLPTQAPIPALLRFVSSSPCPLLLVPMEDIVGMLDQPNLPGTIDTHPNWRQRLPLSIRAIFADPATQARLDAARDGRRKP, from the coding sequence ATGAAGCGCGGCGCCGCCAACGCCAGCACCGACGCCGATGGCCTGTCCGCGCTGGCCGCCGAGGCGGGCATCGCGGAACACTGGTCGGACGCCCGCCAGCGCCCCCAGCGCGTGGCGCCCGACACGCTGCGCGCCCTGCTGGCGGCGATGGACCTGCCGGCCGCCACGGCGCGCGACATCCAGGAGAGCCGCCAGCGCCTGGCGGTGCAATCCGGCGACGCCCTGCCCCCCATGATCGTCACGCGCTGCGGTACCGAAACCGCGCTGCCCGGGGCCGCACGCGGTCCTTACCGCATCCTGTGCGAATCGGGCCGCGTCATCGAAGGCATGATCCAAAAGGGCCGCGATGGCGCGCCCTGCCTCGTCGCGCCCGACGAGCCCGGCTACCACCGCCTTGTCCTGCTCTCCGCGCAGGCCACGCTGGCGGTCGCGCCGTTGCAGGCCCCCAGCCTGGCGGACCTGACCGGCGAGAGCCGTCCGCGCTGCTGGGGACTGGCCGCCCAGGTGTACAGCCTGCGCCAGGAGGCCGACGCGTCCCTGCCGCGCACGCATGGTTTCGGCGATTTCGGCGCGCTGCGCGAGCTGGCGGTGGCCGCGGCCCGTCAAGGCGCGGACATGCTGGCCATCAGCCCGGTCCACGCCATGTTTACGGCGCAGCCGGAGCGGTCCAGCCCGTATTCGCCGTCCAACCGCCTGTTCCTGAACGTGCTGTACGCCGCGCCCGCGTCGGTGCTGGGCCCGGACGCCATGGCGCGCGCGCTGGGCGGCACCGGACGGGCAGAACTGAGCGCGCTGGACGGCCTGGATCTCATCGACTGGCCGGCCGCGGCCGCCGTGCGGCTGCGGGCGCTGCGCGCCCTGCATGCGGACTTCGCCAGCCACGGCGAGGCCAGCCTGCGCACGCGCTACGCGCAGTTCTGCGCCGACCGCGGCCAGACCTTGCGCGACCATGCGGTGTTCGAGGCGCTGCACGCCGCGCAGCGCAAGCCGGACGGCACGATCCCGCCCTGGCAAGCCTGGCCCGCGGCGCTGCGCGACCCGGCCTCGGCGCAGGTCGCGCGCTTCGCGCAGGACCATGCGCTGGAGGTGGACTTCCACCAGTTTGCGCAGTGGCTCGCGGCGGAAAGCCTGGCCTTGGCGCACGACGCGGGCCGCGAAGCCGGGATGCGGCTGGGCCTGCTCGCCGATCTGGCGGTGGGCGCCAGCCCCGACGGCAGCCACGCATGGAGCCGGCAGGCCGACCTGATGGGCCGCATGTCGGTGGGCGCGCCGCCCGACATCTACAACCCGCTGGGACAGAACTGGGGGCTCACGGCGTTTTCCCCGCGCGCGCTGCACACCCAGGGCTATGCCGCCTTCATCGACATGCTGCGCGCCGTGCTGGCGCACACCGGCGGCGTGCGCATCGACCACATCCTGGGCATGGCCCGCCTGTGGCTGGTGCCCGAAGGCGCCTCGCCCGCCGACGGCGCCTACCTGCGCTACCCGCTGCAGGAGCTGCTTGCGCTGACCGCGCTGGAGGCCTGGCGCCACCGGGCCTGCGCCATCGGCGAGAACCTGGGCACCGTGCCCGAGGGCTTTGACCAGCGGCTGGAAGACAACGGCGTGCTCGGCATGAACGTCCTGTGGTTCATGCGTCAGGCCCCCGACGCCCAACCCGGCCCGGATGCCCCGGACGGCTTCACCGCCCCCGCCGACTGGCCCGCGCACGCCGTCGCCATGACCACGACGCACGACCTGCCGACCCTGCGCGGCTGGTGGGAAGAGCGCGACATCGACTGGCGCGTCAAGCTGGACCTGCTGGGCGCCGACGATGACGAGCAGCAACTGCGCGCCGGCCGCGCGGCAGACCGTGAACTGCTCGCCCGCACCGCGGACCCGGACGCCGGCAGCCTGCCCACGCAGGCGCCGATTCCCGCGCTGCTGCGCTTCGTGTCTTCCAGCCCGTGCCCGCTGCTGCTGGTGCCGATGGAGGACATCGTGGGCATGCTGGACCAGCCCAACCTGCCCGGCACCATCGACACCCATCCCAATTGGCGCCAGCGCTTGCCCCTGAGCATCCGCGCCATCTTTGCCGACCCCGCCACGCAGGCCCGCCTGGATGCCGCGCGCGACGGAAGGAGAAAACCGTGA
- the treY gene encoding malto-oligosyltrehalose synthase — protein MSTPQATARLQLHAGFTLDDACAQVDYYADLGVSHLYLSPITRAREGSTHGYDVIDHAVVSPELGGEPALLRLASAARARGLGLVADIVPNHMAANPANAWWRDVLAQGPASAWSAYFDIDWHPPAPALRNKVLLPVLGEPYGVSLEHGAITPQWDDDAPAPELEVHGQRYPLTPSSVPRGAERQAWLREHDPAQPAGRQHLHALLERQHYRLAWWRTAPDQINWRRFFEISELVGVRVEDEAVFDAVHALVLRLVAQGVLDGLRIDHIDGLASPGGYLRRLSARLADAGASRPAALRPDQPYLVVEKILGPDEVLDPRWLTDGTTGYDFMDQVGALLHAPQAAEPLRAFWRALTDDGREPGEQLRAARVRMLARHFPAERQALVRCLEQLAARDLRTRDLTATAIDRALSALLAAFPVYRTYAEDAGRSPADAHWRAVAVRGAATALAAREGSADAALLAQLAQWLDGDASDPTVLRRFQQLTPPLAAKALEDTLFYRYGPLLSRNEVGASPDRFGLSAEDFYDACATRARTHPRAMLATATHDHKRGEDTRARLAVLSEMPDRWLELAGGWIDALPGGITRADRYMLVQTLIGAWPPAWGADPSGWAPDALQAWLDRIAQWQEKALREAKLHTSWTDQDPAYEAAAKECLTWLGQDAEGRRVLAGIAGFALELAPAGMVNSFTQTLLRNTLPGVPDLYQGTDLWDFSLVDPDNRRPVDYALRAALLAEASREAVMDLAAPAWQSGAVKQALIHRLLLARQRTPAPFTGGVFLHLRGEGSQAGHVLAFLRQHEGQTALIVGSRLCALRVQGYARGEAEQARAFWGDTALRLPEGGPRLSLHDALTGRRIRAATGDVLPLAEVLRDGPAALCLSA, from the coding sequence GTGAGCACACCGCAAGCCACCGCCCGGCTGCAACTGCATGCCGGCTTCACGCTCGACGACGCGTGCGCCCAGGTGGACTACTACGCGGACCTGGGGGTCAGCCATCTGTACCTGTCGCCCATCACCCGCGCGCGAGAAGGCTCCACCCACGGCTATGACGTCATCGACCACGCCGTCGTCAGTCCGGAACTGGGCGGCGAGCCCGCCCTGCTTCGCCTGGCCAGCGCCGCGCGGGCGCGGGGGCTGGGCCTGGTGGCCGACATCGTCCCCAACCACATGGCGGCGAACCCCGCCAACGCATGGTGGCGCGACGTGCTGGCCCAGGGCCCCGCCAGCGCGTGGTCGGCGTATTTCGATATCGACTGGCATCCGCCCGCGCCGGCCCTGCGCAACAAGGTCCTGCTGCCCGTGCTCGGCGAGCCGTACGGCGTGTCGCTGGAACACGGCGCCATCACGCCGCAATGGGACGACGACGCGCCCGCGCCCGAACTGGAGGTGCATGGACAGCGCTATCCCCTGACGCCGTCCTCCGTGCCGCGCGGCGCCGAGCGCCAGGCCTGGCTGCGCGAACACGACCCCGCGCAACCGGCCGGGCGCCAGCACCTGCACGCGCTGCTGGAACGCCAGCACTATCGCCTGGCCTGGTGGCGCACGGCGCCGGACCAGATCAACTGGCGGCGTTTTTTCGAAATCAGCGAACTGGTCGGCGTGCGCGTCGAGGACGAGGCGGTCTTCGACGCCGTGCACGCGCTGGTGCTGCGCCTGGTTGCGCAAGGCGTGCTGGACGGCCTGCGGATCGACCACATCGACGGGCTGGCCTCGCCGGGCGGCTACCTGCGCCGCCTGTCGGCCCGCCTTGCCGACGCCGGCGCCAGCCGGCCGGCGGCGCTGCGCCCAGACCAGCCGTACCTGGTGGTGGAAAAGATCCTGGGGCCTGACGAAGTGCTGGATCCGCGCTGGCTCACGGATGGCACCACGGGCTACGACTTCATGGACCAGGTGGGCGCCTTGCTGCACGCGCCGCAGGCCGCCGAGCCGCTGCGCGCCTTCTGGCGCGCCCTGACCGACGACGGGCGCGAGCCCGGCGAACAGCTACGCGCGGCGCGCGTGCGCATGCTGGCGCGCCATTTCCCGGCGGAGCGGCAGGCGCTGGTGCGTTGCCTGGAGCAGCTTGCCGCGCGGGACCTGCGCACGCGCGACCTCACCGCCACCGCCATCGACCGCGCGCTGAGCGCGCTGCTGGCCGCCTTTCCCGTTTACCGCACCTACGCCGAGGATGCGGGCCGCTCGCCCGCGGACGCCCACTGGCGCGCCGTCGCGGTCCGCGGCGCCGCGACGGCGCTGGCCGCGCGCGAGGGGTCTGCCGACGCGGCGCTGCTGGCTCAGCTTGCCCAGTGGCTGGACGGCGACGCGTCCGACCCCACGGTGCTGCGCCGCTTCCAGCAACTGACGCCGCCCCTGGCCGCCAAGGCGCTGGAGGACACGCTGTTCTACCGCTATGGCCCGCTGCTGTCGCGCAACGAGGTGGGCGCATCGCCGGACCGCTTTGGGCTGTCGGCCGAAGACTTCTACGACGCCTGCGCCACCCGCGCGCGCACCCATCCGCGCGCCATGCTGGCCACCGCCACGCACGACCACAAGCGGGGCGAGGACACGCGCGCCCGGCTTGCCGTGCTGTCGGAGATGCCCGACCGCTGGCTGGAGCTGGCCGGCGGCTGGATCGACGCGCTGCCGGGCGGCATCACGCGGGCCGACCGCTACATGCTGGTCCAGACCCTGATCGGGGCCTGGCCGCCCGCCTGGGGCGCGGACCCGTCCGGCTGGGCGCCCGATGCCTTGCAAGCCTGGCTGGACCGCATCGCGCAGTGGCAGGAAAAGGCCCTGCGCGAAGCCAAGCTGCACACCAGTTGGACCGATCAGGATCCGGCCTACGAGGCCGCGGCCAAGGAATGCCTGACCTGGCTGGGCCAGGATGCCGAGGGGCGCCGGGTGCTCGCCGGCATCGCCGGCTTCGCGCTGGAACTGGCGCCGGCCGGCATGGTGAATAGCTTCACCCAGACCCTGCTGCGCAATACCCTGCCCGGCGTGCCGGACCTGTACCAGGGAACGGACCTGTGGGATTTCAGCCTGGTCGATCCGGACAACCGGCGGCCGGTCGACTACGCCCTGCGCGCCGCGCTGCTGGCCGAGGCCTCGCGGGAAGCGGTGATGGACCTGGCGGCCCCGGCCTGGCAGTCGGGCGCCGTCAAGCAGGCACTGATCCACCGGCTGCTGCTGGCCCGACAGCGGACCCCCGCGCCGTTCACCGGCGGGGTGTTCCTGCACCTGCGGGGCGAAGGCAGCCAGGCCGGGCATGTGCTGGCCTTCCTGCGCCAGCACGAAGGCCAGACGGCGTTGATCGTGGGATCCCGGCTGTGCGCCCTGCGGGTCCAGGGCTATGCCCGGGGCGAGGCCGAGCAGGCGCGGGCATTCTGGGGCGACACGGCGCTGCGCCTGCCCGAGGGCGGGCCGCGCCTGTCGTTGCACGATGCCCTGACAGGTCGCCGTATCCGGGCGGCCACGGGGGACGTGTTGCCGCTGGCGGAAGTGCTGCGCGACGGGCCTGCCGCGCTGTGCCTGTCGGCGTAG